TCCTTCTAACTCTCCAGATTTTTCTACAAACTCTTTAGTAGGTCCCTCTGCATGTAAAATTCCTTTTCCCGAAGTAATCCACTGTACACCTCCACTTTTAATTACTTGTTCATTCCCCAAAGAATCTCTGTGCTTTTGTTCTCCTTGAATTAAAAAAGTAATAGGCTCAAATCCTCTATGTGGATGTGCACCCAACTCAAAAGGATTTTGATCTTTGCTAATAGAATAAGGTCCATAATGATGTAATAATAAAAAAGGATCTACCCTTGGTATTTTTTGACTTGGAATAGGTTGTCTTAATTCAATTGGCCCCATCATTGTAAATGGAGAATTACTTACGGTATTTATATTGTTATTTTTCATCTCTTGTGTTTTTAGGTTCTAATTTTATCTAGAATTTTATTCAATTGTAAAGCCTCATCCATTGTTAAATTCCTCATCTGTTTTGGAGTCAACTCAAAAGTTATTTGTTCTAACAACTGCAATCCGTTATCTGTAATAGACACATATACGGCTCGCCTATCTTTATCACACCTTACTCTTTTTATCAATCCTTTTTCACATAACTTATCAGTTAATCGAGTAGTGTTTGGCGATTTTTCTATCATTCTTTCTTTTACCAACTTCATGGTAATCGCCTTTTTAGCTCCTCTTAATATTCTTAGAATATTGTATTGTGCTGTAGAAATTTGATATTCTTCTAACTCTTTATTTCCTAAAGCATTTAAAAAATTAGCCGTGTATTTTAAATTAAGTAATGCTTTTATGTGCTCTGAATCAAAAACAGCGTTTATTTCTTTAGAAAATTCCATAGTCCTTAAATTTTATAATTCTTTTTCAAACTTTTGAATTAACGATGCTAATTCATCATTCAATTTGGTATCTACTATTTTTCCATCTTTAAAGTTTTCTCCAAAAGACGGAAAAGAAAAACTACCCACTATATTAGCTCCATGGTAAGGCATTCTACCTTTAGCAATCTCTAAAACTGTTTGCCCCCCTCTAGCTCCTGGCGATGTTGCTAAGAAAAGTACTGGTTTATCGTACCACATTTTAGGGTTGACTCTAGAAACCCAATCAAATATATTTTTAAATGCTGTTGAGTAAGCTCCATTGTGCTCTGCAAAAGAAACTATAAATCCATCTGCTAATCCCATAACATTGTTAAATACTTCTGCCAAATCTGGAACACCATTTTCTTGCTCTTTATCAATACTATATATTGGCATCTCAAATCTATCTAGCTCTAAATCTTTAACCGAAACTCCTTTTAACTGACTTCCGGCATAAATAGCTAATTGTTGGTTAATAGAATATTTGCTATTACTAGCTCCAAATACGATTACTTTTTTCATTTTGTTTATTTTTTAGTTGAATATAATTTTTTCCCAAGGAAAAAAGAACTTAAGATTAATATCAATGCAATAATCGCTCCCATTTGCTCTCCATCATTAACTACAACATGTGCAGAACCAGCTAATAAAGCATTAAAAAACATGGCAGAATAAACCCAATCTTTAAGACTAGATTGCTTTTGAGTTAACAACACAATAACCCCTGCTATTTTTAAAACACCTAAAGGGTAAATAATATACAATGGAAATCCTAAGTTGATAAACTCCTGCGATACTTGTTCATGATTAAAAAAATACATAGCCCCTGCCATTAAATACATGATACTTAATAAGACTGTTACTACCCAATAAGAAATTTTAATTGTTTTCATTTTTATCTGTTTTAATTTTACGGTGTAAAGATATAAAAATTATTTAAATATTTACCATGGTAAATAAAAACATGGTTAATAAACTCACATTATAACATTATTGAATTGTTAAGCATCAAAAATCTATGGGTTTTTGTACATTTGGCACTGCAAAAAACACACGATGGATATCAAGTTCAATAAAAACGAAGACCACAACAAACTTACTGTAGCAGACTTAAGAAAGAGATTTGCTAAAGTTGCCCTAGGTGGAGGTTTAAAAAGGATAGAAAAGTTACACGAAAAAGGAAAACTTACTGCAAGAGAAAGAATTGATTATTTATTTGACAAAACAACAAAAGCAATTGAAATTGGAGCTTTTGTTGGAGATGAAATGTACGAAGAACACGGTGGATGCCCTTCTGGAGGTGTGATTGTAAAAATAGGATATGTTAGCGGAAAACAATGTATTGTAGTGGCTAATGATGCAACAGTAAAAGCTGGAGCTTGGTTCCCTATTACCTCTAAAAAGAATTTAAGAGCTCAAGAAATTGCCATGGAAAACAGAATTCCTATTATCTATTTAGTAGATAGTGCAGGAGTTTACCTACCATTGCAAGATGAAGTTTTTCCTGATAAAGAACATTTTGGTAAAATTTTTAGAAACAATGCCAAAATGAGTAGTATGGGAATTACTCAGATTTCTGCGGTGATGGGAAGTTGTGTAGCAGGTGGTGCCTACTTGCCAATTATGAGCGATGAAGCTTTAATTGTAAACAAAACAGGAAGTATTTTCTTAGCGGGTAGTTATTTAGTAAAAGCTGCTATTGGAGAA
Above is a genomic segment from Wenyingzhuangia fucanilytica containing:
- a CDS encoding DoxX family protein, which gives rise to MKTIKISYWVVTVLLSIMYLMAGAMYFFNHEQVSQEFINLGFPLYIIYPLGVLKIAGVIVLLTQKQSSLKDWVYSAMFFNALLAGSAHVVVNDGEQMGAIIALILILSSFFLGKKLYSTKK
- a CDS encoding NADPH-dependent FMN reductase, translated to MKKVIVFGASNSKYSINQQLAIYAGSQLKGVSVKDLELDRFEMPIYSIDKEQENGVPDLAEVFNNVMGLADGFIVSFAEHNGAYSTAFKNIFDWVSRVNPKMWYDKPVLFLATSPGARGGQTVLEIAKGRMPYHGANIVGSFSFPSFGENFKDGKIVDTKLNDELASLIQKFEKEL
- a CDS encoding MarR family winged helix-turn-helix transcriptional regulator, encoding MEFSKEINAVFDSEHIKALLNLKYTANFLNALGNKELEEYQISTAQYNILRILRGAKKAITMKLVKERMIEKSPNTTRLTDKLCEKGLIKRVRCDKDRRAVYVSITDNGLQLLEQITFELTPKQMRNLTMDEALQLNKILDKIRT